The sequence CGCCGCGGGTCCACGCGAAGGCGGCCGGCGCGTTCGGGCCGTAGTCGGTGAAGAAGGGCATGACGGGCTGGCGCACCACGACGGCGACGACCAGCTCGAAGGCGAGCGAGAGCCCGAGGATGATGCGGAACGCCCGGCCGAGGCCCTGCACGATCTCCGCCCATGACAGCAGCACGAGGAGCGTGAGCGCCGCGACCGACGTGGACAGCTGGATCAGCACGCCCAGCATCGACTCGAACCGGTACTGCGACCATGCGATCGAGATCACGCAGACGGCGGTGAACGCGAGGAGCGGGAGGGGCAGCACCCGGACCCGCGGGAGCGGGCGGGCGCGCACGAGGAGCACGATGCAGGTCACCAGCACCGCGAGGGCGATGGCCCCGAACCCCCACCAGCTGAGGCTGTCCCGCCACATGTCACCGGCGAAGGTGGTGACGAGGACGAAGGTCGCGAAGCTCCGGAGGGCTCGGCGGCTGGGGGTGGGCATGCCCATCAGGGTATCCGGCCCGGGCGCCCGGTCCCGCCGCCTGGGTGACGGAGGCTGCGCCGGCCCCCCGCGGCGGGGGCTCCGCGCCCCGGGCTGTCCGTCAGACGAACGCCGCGTGGCCCGTGATCGCGCGGCCCACGATGAGCGTGTTCATCTCCCGGGTGCCCTCGTAGGAGTAGATGGCCTCCGCGTCGGCGAAGAAGCGGGCGACGTCGTAGTCGAGCACGATGCCGTTGCCGCCGAAGGCCTCCCGGCACCAGGACACGGTCTCGCGCATGCGGCTCGTGGCGTACGCCTTGGCGAGCGCCGAGTGCTCGTCCGACTGCGTGCCCTCGTCCACCATCTCGGACGCGCGCGTGACGAGGCCGATGGACGCGGTGATGTTGCCGAGGCTGCGGACGAGGAGGTCCTGGATCAGCTGGTGCGCGCCGAGCGCCTTGCCGAACTGCTGGCGCTCGCCCGTGTACGCGACGGCGGCCTCGTACGCGCCGATCGAGATCCCGATGGCCGCCCAGGCGACCTCGGCGCGCGTGAGGCGGAGCACGGCGGCCGTGTCCGCGAAGGAGCGCGAGTTCTGGAGGCGGTTCCGCTCGGGCACGATCACGCCGTCGAGCTCGATGTCGGCGTTCTGCACGATGCGCAGCGCCTGCTTGTCCTCGATCCGGGTGGCGCGGAAGCCGGGGGAGTCGTTGGGGACGAGGAAGCCCTTGACCTGGCCGTCGTCCGCGTCCTTGGCCCAGATGACCGTGACGTCGCTGACGGTGCCGTTGCCGATCCAGCGCTTGGCGCCCGTGATGCTCCACTCGTCGCCGCGGCGGGTCGCGACCGTGCGGAGGCCGCGGGCGGAGTCGGATCCGGACAGCGGCTCCGTGAGGCCGAACGACCCGAGGATCTCGCCGGACGCGAAGCGCGGCAGCCACTCGGCGCGCTGCTCGGGGGATCCGGCGACCGCGACGCTGCCCATCACCAGGCCGCTCTGCATCCCGACGAGCGTCGCGATGCTCGCGTCGACGCGCCCGAGCTCCAGGGCGGCCCACCCGCGGAAGACGGCCGAGTTCTCGAACCGGCGGGTCTCCGGGAACGGCATGCCGAAGAAGCCGCGCTCGGCGAGGCCGCCGACCACGTGGCGGGGGAACTCGGCGCGCGCCCACCAGCCGTTCACGTGGGGGCGCACCTCCTGCTCGAGGTAGGCGCGCAGGTCGGCGAGGGACTCCTTCTCCCTGTCGCCGAGCCGTGACTCGTAGCCGTAGAAGTCGCCGATGAGGGGGGTGAGGGACACGATGCTCCATTGCGGTTCGTCGGCGCCCTCGGGGACGGACGCCTGCGGGCGAGCCTAGGTCGGCGTCCGGGCGGCCCCGCCATCGGTTGGTACTTTGGTCGCGTCCGGACAGGACGCGCGCCCCCGGGCGTTGTAGGTAGCCGCCAAGCCCGACAGGATCGCCCGTGTTCACTGCCCTCGCCAACACCCCCCGCGACTACGCCTGGGGGTCGACGACCGCCATCGCCGAGCTGCTCGGCCGGGAGCCGTCGGGAGGGCCGGAGGCCGAGCTGTGGTTCGGCGCGCACGGCGGGTCGCCGACCCGCGTGGTCGACCCGGCGACGGTCGGCGGCGCGCGGACGCTGGCCGAGTGGATCCAGCAGGACCCGGCGACCACGCTCGGCCCGCTCGCGGACGGCCTCCGCCCGGGCGACGGCCCCGGCCTCCCGTTCCTCCTCAAGGTGCTCGCGGCGGGCGGCCCGCTGTCGCTGCAGGCGCACCCCGACCTGCATCGCGCGCGCCTCGGCTTCCGCGACGAGGAGGACCGCGGGATCCCGATCGACGCCCCGCATCGCAACTACAAGGACCCGCTGCACAAGCCCGAGCTGGTCTACGCGCTGAGCGACGAGTTCCACGCGCTCTGCGGCTTCCGCCCGCTCGCGGAGGTGCGGCAGGTCTTCACGCTGCTGCTCACCCTCGACGCGTCCGGGCCCGACTCCGACCCGGCCGTGATCCGGTCCGTCCTCACGCGCCTCACGGGCTCCGAGGCGGACGTCCTGCGGGACGTCTTCGCCTTCCTCATGGGCGGCGGATCCGAGGTGCGCCGCCTCGTCGACCGCGTGACCCTGCTCGCGAGCCTCGCCTCCGACCGGCAGTGCCGCGAGTTCTCGACCGAGATGCGCACGGTGCGGGAGCTCGCCGACGCGTACCCGGGCGACCCCGGCATCGTCACCTCGCTGCTGCTCAACCGCGTGACGCTGCGCCGCGGCGAGGCGCTCTACCTGCCCGCGGGCAACATCCACGCGTACCTGCACGGCCTCGGGATCGAGCTGATGGCCGCGTCCGACAACGTGCTGCGCGGCGGCCTCACGCCGAAGCACGTGGACGTGCCCGAGCTCCTCGACGTGCTCGAGTTCCAGGCGCTGCCCGTGCCGTACCTCGAGCCCGAGCACGCCGCGCCGGGCGTCGAGCTCTACCGCCCGGACGTGCCGGACTTCCTGCTCGCGCGGATCGCCCCGGCCACGCGCGACGCGGTGGACGGCGACGCGGGCGCGAGCGTCGTGACGGTCGACGGGCCGGCGATCGTGCTGTGCACCTCGGGCGAGGTGACGCTCCGCGGCGAGGTCTCGTCGGTCGTCGTCGGCCGCGGCGACGCCGTGTTCGTCACGCCCGACGAGGGCCGGCTCGTCGTCACGGGGGAGGGCGAGGCGTTCCTCGCGACCACGCCGGCGCCCGACTCCGGCGACTCCGACGGGGACGACCGGGACGCCGCCGCCGCGTGATCGGCACCCTCCGCGCCGTCGATAGGGTGGCCGCATGACATGGTTGGTCACCGGCGGCGCCGGGTACATCGGTTCGCACATCGTCTCCGCGTTCGCGCGGGCGGGCATCGACACGGTCGTCCTCGACGACCTCTCGAGCGGCCACGAGGCGTTCGTCCCCGAGGGCGTGCCGTTCCACCGCGGATCCGTCCTCGACCGCGAGCTGCTGGCCCGCGTCCTCGGGTCGGGCGACATCACGGGCGTCGTCCACGTGGCCGGCTACAAGTACGCCGGCGTCTCCGTGCAGCGCCCCCTCCACACCTACGAGCAGAACGTGACCGCCACGGCCGTGCTCCTCGAGGAGATGGAGCGGGCCGGCGTCGACAGGATCGTGTTCTCGTCGTCCGCCGCCGTCTACGGCACCCCGGACGTCGACCTCGTGGACGAGCGGACGCCGCGCGCGCCCGAGTCCCCCTACGGCGAGTCCAAGCTCATCGGCGAGTGGCTGCTCCGCGACCAGGGCATCGCGACGGGACTGCGCCACGCCTCGCTCCGCTACTTCAACGTCGTGGGATCCGGCGAGGAGGGGTACTTCGACACGAGCCCCCACAACCTCTTCCCGCTGGTCTTCGACGCGCTGCTCGACGGCCGCACGCCGCGGATCAACGGCGGCGACTACCCGACGCCGGACGGCACGTGCGTGCGCGACTACATCCACGTCGTCGACCTGGCCGCGTCCCACGTCGCGGCCGCGCGGCGCCTCGACGCGGGCGAGCCCGTCGAGCCGGTCTACTGCCTCGGCAGCGGCGCGGGGGTCAGCGTCCGCGAGATCATGACGGCCATCGCGTCCGCCACGGGCATCGCGTTCGAGCCGGAGGTGCGCGACCGTCGCCCCGGCGACCCGGCCCGCATCGTCGCGTCCGGCGAGCTCGCCGCGCGGGACATCGACTGGGCCATGCGGCACACGCTGGACGACATGGTCCGGAGCGCGTGGGAGGCCCGCCAGGCCGGCAGCCGCGCCTAGCGCCGCGGGCGAGCGGCGGCGCGTCGCAACCCTCGAGGAGCGGCTGAGGGTTTACCCTCTGCGGCTTGACTCGACGGAGTTACACCGGTGTAATTATGACGATGAGCTGGGGCCGGCCGGGTGCCCCTTGCCGCGTGGGGAGATCGTGACATGGCACTACCTGAGTACCACTCCGGAGTCCCCGACGACTGGTTCGTCGACCCCGTCCGACTCGGGGTCCCGGGCGTCCGCAGCGTCGACGACGGCAACCCGCTCGCCTGGCAGGCCGACTCGCTCTGCGCGCAGACCGACCCCGAGGCGTTCTTCCCCGAGAAGGGCGGATCCACCCGCGACGCGAAGAAGATCTGCGCCTCGTGCGAGGTGCGCAGCGAGTGCCTCGAGTACGCGCTGGAGAACGACGAGCGCTTCGGCATCTGGGGCGGCCTCTCCGAGCGCGAGCGCCGCAAGCTCCGCAAGCGCGCGGTCTGACCCGCGCGCCGCGCCGGCCGAGGCGCGGGCCTTCCGGCGCGCCGCCCGGCTACGGCGGATCCCCATCACGCACCACGTAGGGTCTCCCCTGTCATGCAGCCACGAGTAACCGCGATCCTCGTCGCCCACGAGGGCGCGCAGTTCCTCGACCGGACCCTCCAGGCCCTCGCCGCGCAGACCCGGCGACCCGACCAGGTGGTCGCGGTCGACCTCGGATCCCGCGACGGATCCGCCGCCCTCCTCGCCGCGTCCGAGCCGACCCGCATGGTCCAGGCGCCCGCGCGGATGACCTTCGGGCAGGCCGTCGACCAGGCCGTGCGCGTCATCCCCGCGCCGGAGGGCGACCACGAGCTCCTCTGGCTGCTCTCGGCCGACAACGCCCCCGCGCCCGACGCCCTCGAGCGCCTGCTCGCCGCGATCGAGGCGTCGCCCAGCGTCGCGGTCGCCGGTCCGAAGCTCATGGAGTGGGAGCACCCCGGCTACATCCACGAGCTCGGGAGCACGCTGACCACGCTCGGTGCGGCCGTCCCCGTCGTCGACGTCGAGCTCGACCAGGCGCAGTACGACGAGATGAGCGACGTGCTCGGCGTGGCCGCGGGCGGCATGCTCGTGCGCCATCGCCTCTGGGACGAGCTCGGCGGCTTCGACGACGCGCTGCCCGTCATCGACGACGCCCTCGACCTCTGCGTCCGCGCCCGCCTCGCCGGCCACCGCGTCGTCGTCGTCCCGGCCGCGCGCGTCGCCTCCGCGGGGGACGCCGCGCCCGGCACGGCGTTCCTCGGCCGCCGCACCCCGCGGCACCGGCGCCGCCGCCTGCGCCGCCAGGCCCAGCTCCACCGCCGGCTCGCCTACGCGCCCCCGGCCGCCGTCCCGTTCCACTGGCTCTCGCTCGTCCCGCTCGCGATCCTGCGCGCCCTGCTGCAGCTGCTCCGCAAGCGGCCCACCGCCGCACCCGGCGAGATCGGCGCGGCCGTCCGCGTCGCCGTCGCGCCCGGCCGGATCCGCGCGAGCCGCCGCCGTCTGGCCGCCGCGCGCACGGCGCCGTGGTCGAGCATCGCGTCGCTCCGCCAGCCGCTCGCGGTCGGCCGCCGGCGGCGCTCGCTCGCCCGCGAGCAGTACCGCGTCGAGCACATGGGCGTCTCCGACGGCGTCGAGTTCCTCGCCACGGGCGGCGGCTGGACCGTGCTCGCGGCGCTCCTCGTGTCCGCGGTCATGTGGCTGCCGCGCCTCACCGGATCCGCGCTCACGGGCGGGCAGCTCCTGCCGCTCGGGCCGGGCGCGGGCGCGCTGTGGGCGCAGGTCGGCATCGGGGTGCGCGGGGACGGCGCCGGTCCCGTCGCGCCCTCCGACCCGTTCGCGTACGTGCTGGCCGTGCTGGGCAGCGTCACCGCGTGGGATCCGTCGCTGGCGGTCCTCGCCCTCTTCGTCGCCGCCCTGCCCCTCGCCGCCCTCGCCGCGTGGCTGTGCGCCGCCCAGCTGACCCGGAACGCCTGGCTCCGCGGGCTCGCCGCGCTCGCGTGGACCCTCGCTCCCACCTTCCTCGTGGCCCTCGGCGACGGGCGCCTGCCTGCCGTCCTCGCGCACCTGCTCCTGCCGTGGCTCGCGCTGGCGGTGCTGCGGGCCCCGCGCTCGTGGTCGGCCTCCGCCGTCGCGGGGATCCTCATGGCCGCCGTCGGGGCATCGGCCCCCTCGCTGGTGCCCGCCGTCCTCGTGCTCTGGCTCGTCGCCACGATCCGGGCCGGCCGCCGCGCGGGACGGCTCGTGACGATCCCCGTGCCGCTCCTCGCGCTGGTCGCGCCGCTCATCGCGTACCGCGTCATGCAGGGCCAGCCGCTCTCCCTGCTCGCCGACCCCGCCGTCCCCGCGGGCTTCACCCCCGCCGCCGTGCCGGGCCTCGCGCTCGGCTTCCCGACCTCGGGCCTCGGCGGCTGGACCGCCGTCGTCGACGGCCTCGGGCTGGGGCTGCCCGGGTGGGTGCCGCTGGTCGTCGTCGCCGTGCTGGTCGCGCCGCTCGTGCTCGGCGCCGTGGTCGCGCTCTTCCTGCGGGGGTCGCACCGCGCCGCGCTCGCGCTCGGCGTGACGGTGCTCGGCTTCGCGACCGCCGTGCTGGCCGCCCGCACCGCCGTGCAGTCGACGGGGGCCGACGTGGTGGCCGTGTGGCCCGGATCCGGCCTCAGCCTGCTCTGGCTCGGGCTCGCGGGGGCCCTCGTGCTGGGCTTCGCGACGCTCGGCCGCCGCTCGGTGGCGCCCGGCCTCGTGGCCGCGACCGCCCTCGTGGTCCTCGCGCTCCCGCTCGTCTCGGCGTCCGTCGCCGGATCCACGGCCGTGCGCGCCGCCGAGGAGAGCGCCCTGCCCGGCCTCGTCGTCGCGGAGGCGGCCACGGATCCCGCGGTCGGCACGCTCGTGCTCCGCGCGGGGGACGACGGGTCGCTCGCCGCCGACGTCGAGCGGGGCGCGGGCCGCACGCTGGAGCGGGTCTCCACGGTCGACACCGCCATCGGACCGCTCACCGACACGCAGACGCGGGTCGCCGAGCTCGCCGGCAACATCTCCTCCCGCTCCGGCCTCGACGCCACCGACGACCTCCGGGGCCTCGGCGTCAGCTACGTCCTCCTGGCGCCTCCCGCCGGTGCCGCCGACGCTGCCCTGCACGACCGCGCCCGGTCCGCCCTCGACGACGACCCGGTCTTCACGGCCGTCGGCCAGACCGAGGCCGGGCTGCTCTGGCGCTTCGTGGGCAGCGAGGACCTCCAGGCGCAGGTGGCGGGGCCCGGGAACCTGGACGACCCGGGCCGCGTCGGCGTGCTCGCGGCGCAGGCGCTCGTCTTCGCGCTCACGCTGCTGCTCGCGATCCCGACCGGCGGCCTCGCCGCGCGGAGCCGCCCGCTGCCCGCCTACCGCGAGGCCGTCGTCGGCCCGGACGCGCGGCCCGCGGACGCGGACGAGCCGCGGCCCGAGCACGACGACCGCGGCACGCCCGCCTACCCCGACGAGCCCACCGGGGGCTCCGTGGAGGAGGCCGCGTTCGGCGACATCCCGCAGGCGGGGGAGCGGCGCGCCGGGGACGGCGACGCCCCCGTCGCGGACGGGCCCGACGCCGACGCCGGCACCCACGACGACGACCGCAGGAGGACAGATGGCCAGGCGTGACGCCGTGCGCATCGCGACGCGCGTGACCACCGGGATCGTCGGCGTCGCCGTGCTCGGGGTCGTCGTGACCGGCGCGCTCCTCCTCCCTCCCGCCTCCGACGCGGGCACCGCCCCCTCGGTGCTCGTGACCCCCGTCGCGACCGACCAGCAGCGCGTCTGCCCCGGCTCGGTCCTCCGGCCGCCCGAGGCGGAAGCGACGTCCACCACGGCCGCCGTCGCCTCCGGCAGCGCGGCCACGACGAGCGGATCCGCGACCAGCGGCTCCGCGGGCGGCGGCCCCGGCGTCCGCACCTCGCGGATCCAGGCGCCCGACGTCCAGGGCGGGGCGTCGACCGAGCCCTCGGTGCTCGCCGTCGCGGGCGACGTCGACGGCGCCCCGACCGACCTCGCGGGCGCCTCCTCCGAGGTCGCCACCGCGTCCGACCTCGCGGGCCTCGCGGCGGCTTCGTGCGCCGAGGCCACCGCCGACTCGTGGCTGGTCGGCGGCGCCACCACGACGGGCCGCACCACCTTCGTCGTGCTCGACAACCCGTCCGGCGTCTCCTCGACCGTCGACCTCGCCATCTCGGGCGAGGAGGGGGCCGTGAGCGCGCCCGGGGCGAGCGGCATCACCGTGCCGGCCGGCACCCGCCGCGTGCTCAGCCTCGCGGGCCTCGCGCCGGACCTCGCGTCACCGGCCGTGCACGTCCGGAGCCGCGGCGGCCAGGTCGTCGCGCGCCTCGAGCAGAGCACCGTGCGCGGGCTCCTCGCGGGCGGGGTCGACTGGATCGGCCCGGCCGCCGCGCCCGCCACCGCGCTCGCCATGACGGGCCTCCGCATCGACTCGCAGTCCGCGCCCGCCGCCCCGGCCGCGCCCGCCGAGGGCGAGGGCGAGGGCGCCCCGGCCGAGGACGGCGGCTCGGCGCCCGGAGCGGGATCCGACCCCGGCACCGACCCCGACCGCGAGACGGCCGTGCGGATCCTCGTCCCCGGCTCCGAGGACGCCGACGTGAGCGTCAGCGTCGCCCCCGAGGAGGGCACCGACGGCACCGGCACGACCTTCACGGTGCAGGCCGACGCCGGCCGCACCACCGACCTGCCCGTCGCCGACCTCCCCGACGGCCGCTACTCCGTCACCGTCCAGAGCTCGGTGCCCGTCACGGCCGCCGTGCGCAGCGTGTCCGGCGCGGCCGAGGGCGGGGCGACCGACTTCGCCTGGCTGCCGTCCGCGGAGCCGCTCACGCGCGACGCGCTCGTCTCCGTGCCCGCCGGTCCGGCGCCCCTGCTGCACATCCGGAACGCGGGGGACGCCGCCGCCTCGGTGACCGCGCGGCCCACCGACGGGTCCGAGCCGGTCGTGCTCGACGTGCCCGCCGGATCCGCCGCCTCGGTCGCCGTGACCGCGGGGCGCACCTACCTGCTCGAGGGCGCGACCGGCCTCACGGCGACCGTGACCCTGGCCGAGCCCGGCCGGTCGGCGGCGCTGCCCGTCGTGCCGGTGCTGCCGGCCGCGGACCCGCTGCGCGTCCACCCCTGACCCCGGCCCGCCGACGTCGCCTCTCGCGCGCTCGGACACCTGACGGGCGCGAGGGATCCGCGGCTAGTGCGGGTCGTACCTGTCGGGCGCCAGGTCCCACGGGTCCTTGTCGAGCAGCTCGGCGACCGCGCGGAAGACGCAGCCCTCCACGAGCGCCCGCTGGTGGTGCTCGTCGTCCTCGTGCAGGTGCGCGAGGCGCTCGATGGGGAGGCGGTAGAAGATGACGCGGCGCTCGTCGGGGAGCACCGTCCACCGGTCGATGCCGTCCCGCTCGCTGTTCTCCGCGGGCAGGGCGGCGACCTCGAACGACACGCGCGCGAGCTCGTCGGGCCAGAGGCCGCGCAGGTACTCGGCCGTGGACGCGACGATCTCGTCGAAGAGGTCGGCGCGCGTGCGGAGGACGGGCAGCTCCGGCCCGGTGACGGGGGAGCGCAGGCCGCGACCGTGCCGATCCCGCCACGAGCCGCGGATGGAGACGTGGCCTCCCCGGCGGCGCGATCGTGGCATGGCCCCATCGTACGGCCCTCGGCGTCGGCGGTAGTGTGGGCGCGACATGACGAACAGGCCCTGCTCCCGCGTCGGCTGCACCGGCGGCGCCACGACCACCCTCACCTACGTCTACGCGGACTCCATGGCCGTCCTCGGTCCCCTCAGCCACGACTCCGAGCCCCACAGCTACGACCTGTGCGACCGGCACGCGGCCCGTCTCTCGGCCCCGCAGGGCTGGCAGATCGTCCGGCACGGCGTGCTCGGTGAGGTAGGTTTCGGAGCATGACGACGACTGCCGCCGAGACGCTGACCGCCATCGTGAAGACCTACGACGTGCGAGGTCTCGTCGGCAGCCAGCTGACCGAGGAGCTCGTCACGGCCCTCGGCGCGGGCTTCGTCGACGAGCTCGGCGCCGCCGGCCGCGAGATCGTCGTCGGCCACGACATGCGCGACTCCTCGCCGTCGTTCGCGCAGGCGTTCGCCCGCGGTGCCACCGCACGCGGCGGGGACGTCCTCCTCATCGGCCTGTGCTCGACCGACGAGACGTACTTCGCCTCCGGATCCCTCGACGCCCCCGCGGTCATGTTCACCGCGAGCCACAACCCGGCCACCTACAACGGCCTCAAGTTCTCCCGCGCGGGCGCCCAGGGCATCAGCCTCGACACGGGCCTCGCCGCCATCCGCGACCGCGCGATCGGCTTCCTCACGGACGGCATCGCGCCCGTTGAGCCCGCGGGCGAGGTGCGCGAGCGCGACGTCCTCGCCGACTACGCCGGCTACCTCCGCCAGCTCGTCGACCTCTCCGGCATCCGCCCGCTGCGCGTCGTCGTGGACGCGGGCAACGGCATGGGCGGCATGACCGTCCCTGCCGTGCTCGGCACCGCGGCCGGCCTCCCCGAGCTGCCCATCGAGGTCATCCCGCTCTACTTCGAGCTCGACGGCACGTTCCCGAACCACGAGGCGAACCCGCTCGAGCCCGCCAACCTGGTCGACCTGCAGAAGGCCGTCGTCGAGCACGGCGCCGACCTCGGCCTCGCGTTCGACGGCGACGCCGACCGCTGCTTCGTGGTGGACGAGAAGGGCCAGGCGGTCACGCCCAGCGCCGTCGCCGCCATCGTCGCGCTCCGCGAGATCTCCCGCGTGAGGGCGCAGGCGCCGCAGGGCGAGGTGACCGTGCTGCACAACCTCATCACCTCGCGCATCGTGCCCGAGACGATCGAGGCGGCGGGCGCCACGGCCGTCCGCACGCGCGTCGGCCACTCGCTCATCAAGGACCAGATGGCCGCCACGGGCGCCGTATTCGGCGGCGAGCACTCCGCCCACTACTACTTCCGCGACTTCTGGGGCGCCGACAACGGCATGCTCGCCGCGATGCACCTGCTCGCCGAGTTCGGCCAGACCGACGGCCTCATGTCCGACCTCTCCGCGCGCTACACGCCGTACGCGCTGTCGGGCGAGATCAACAGCACGGTCGACGACGTGCCCGCCGCGTACGAGCGCATCGTCGAGGCCTTCCGCGGCCGCGGCGAGTTCGACGAGTTCGACGGCCTCACGGTCGACGGCCCGGTCGACGCCGACGGCGCGTTCTGGTGGTTCAGCGTCCGCCCCTCGAACACCGAGCCGCTGCTGCGCCTCAACGTCGAGGCGTCCACCGAGGAGCGCATGGCCGCCCTCCGCGACGAGCTCCTGGGGCTGATCCGCGGAGCCTGACCCCGTCGCCCGCCCGGCCCCGACGCCGCGTCCCTCCTCGAGGGGCGCGGCGTCGTCGTGCGCGGGGCGCACGCGCGGGACGGATACCCCCAGGGGGTTCCCTTGTGTACCCCCTGGGGGTATCGTGGATCCCGAGGGAAGGGGCCGCGATGGTCGGGTACAGCGAGGGCAAGGACGACATCCTCAAGCGGCTGCGGCGCGCGGAGGGCCAGGTGCGCGGGATCGAGCGCATGGTCGAGTCCGACACGTACTGCATCGACGTGCTCACGCAGGTCTCCGCCGTCACGCGCGCCATGGAGACCGTCGCCCTCAAGCTGCTCGACGACCACCTCGCCCACTGCCTCGCGGAGGCGGCCCGCGAGGGCGGACAGGTCGCGGACGACAAGGTGCGCGAGGCCTCCGCGGCCATCGCGCGGCTCGTCCGGTCCTGATCCGCGCGACCCGCGCCCCCGCACCCACCGACAAGGAGACCCCA is a genomic window of Clavibacter capsici containing:
- a CDS encoding metal-sensitive transcriptional regulator, whose amino-acid sequence is MVGYSEGKDDILKRLRRAEGQVRGIERMVESDTYCIDVLTQVSAVTRAMETVALKLLDDHLAHCLAEAAREGGQVADDKVREASAAIARLVRS
- a CDS encoding phosphomannomutase/phosphoglucomutase, coding for MTTTAAETLTAIVKTYDVRGLVGSQLTEELVTALGAGFVDELGAAGREIVVGHDMRDSSPSFAQAFARGATARGGDVLLIGLCSTDETYFASGSLDAPAVMFTASHNPATYNGLKFSRAGAQGISLDTGLAAIRDRAIGFLTDGIAPVEPAGEVRERDVLADYAGYLRQLVDLSGIRPLRVVVDAGNGMGGMTVPAVLGTAAGLPELPIEVIPLYFELDGTFPNHEANPLEPANLVDLQKAVVEHGADLGLAFDGDADRCFVVDEKGQAVTPSAVAAIVALREISRVRAQAPQGEVTVLHNLITSRIVPETIEAAGATAVRTRVGHSLIKDQMAATGAVFGGEHSAHYYFRDFWGADNGMLAAMHLLAEFGQTDGLMSDLSARYTPYALSGEINSTVDDVPAAYERIVEAFRGRGEFDEFDGLTVDGPVDADGAFWWFSVRPSNTEPLLRLNVEASTEERMAALRDELLGLIRGA